In Blautia sp. SC05B48, a single genomic region encodes these proteins:
- a CDS encoding helix-turn-helix domain-containing protein: MDTKKIGAFLKQCRKEKNLTQEQLAEKFGVSARTVSRWETGINMPDLSVLVQLAEYYDVEMRELLDGERSQTMNKDMKETLDKVAVYEEWVKQKALKAGNLAFASMFVIGVLAIIIQMLLMVDTRLVLGEIVTVLVGGILYVAIMVYNGIWDKCLPKSAAIWRNFLTSVICAGIFTVIYGICLFRMGATETQITRLALGFLIGITIVSFIILRTLAFINRKRNQNSPNVQERKETSQSKTEWTKIYNAQNIVETEQLVEMLKQSEIEAFSQEAGANVAMHGAPGFGIYGVNIFVKTDDAEKAVQLIKEINNQENEEIF; this comes from the coding sequence ATGGATACAAAAAAGATTGGAGCTTTTTTAAAGCAATGTCGTAAAGAAAAGAATCTTACGCAAGAACAGCTTGCCGAGAAGTTTGGGGTATCTGCAAGAACAGTTTCCAGATGGGAAACAGGAATAAATATGCCAGATCTCAGTGTACTTGTTCAACTTGCTGAATATTACGATGTTGAGATGAGAGAGCTCCTGGATGGAGAAAGGAGCCAGACTATGAATAAAGATATGAAAGAAACACTGGACAAAGTTGCGGTGTATGAAGAATGGGTGAAACAAAAAGCATTAAAGGCTGGAAATCTTGCATTTGCATCAATGTTTGTGATTGGTGTGTTAGCGATTATTATTCAGATGCTATTAATGGTGGATACTCGTTTGGTTTTGGGAGAGATAGTAACTGTCTTAGTAGGAGGAATCCTATATGTAGCTATTATGGTGTATAATGGAATATGGGATAAATGCCTGCCAAAAAGTGCTGCTATATGGCGAAATTTTCTCACCAGTGTAATATGTGCAGGAATTTTTACAGTCATCTATGGTATATGTTTATTTAGAATGGGAGCTACAGAAACACAGATAACACGATTGGCATTGGGATTTCTGATAGGTATTACTATTGTGTCATTTATTATTCTTAGGACCTTAGCATTTATTAATCGAAAAAGAAATCAGAATTCACCAAATGTTCAGGAGAGAAAAGAAACTTCCCAATCTAAGACAGAATGGACAAAGATTTATAATGCACAGAATATAGTAGAGACAGAACAGCTCGTAGAAATGTTAAAGCAAAGTGAAATAGAAGCTTTTTCCCAGGAAGCAGGTGCGAATGTTGCAATGCATGGAGCACCTGGATTTGGAATATATGGTGTGAATATATTCGTGAAAACCGATGATGCAGAGAAAGCAGTACAGCTGATCAAGGAGATTAATAACCAAGAGAATGAAGAAATTTTTTGA
- a CDS encoding response regulator transcription factor — translation MEQLLIVEDDIGLNQGLCKALKVDDRKIISCQDLKTAKEQLLCGGVSLILLDINLPDGSGLELLRDVKETTPGIPVILLTANDTDLDIVDGLERGADDYITKPFSLSVLRARVNTQLRKQTSSHKNAPIHIDLFHFDFEAMTFYVGDSKVELSKTEQKLLRLLVENRGRTMTRGDLVDRIWTDGAEYVDENALSVTIKRLRDKLEAQKYIKTVYGIGYSWVTKDE, via the coding sequence ATGGAGCAATTATTGATTGTTGAAGATGATATTGGTTTGAATCAAGGTTTATGCAAAGCACTGAAAGTAGATGATCGGAAGATCATTTCCTGCCAAGACTTGAAAACGGCGAAGGAGCAGCTGCTTTGCGGCGGTGTATCCCTGATCCTGTTGGATATCAATCTGCCGGATGGCAGTGGGCTTGAATTGCTACGGGATGTCAAGGAAACCACACCCGGGATTCCTGTTATTCTGCTGACTGCCAATGATACCGATCTGGACATCGTGGACGGACTGGAGAGGGGCGCTGATGATTACATTACCAAGCCCTTTTCTCTTTCGGTTTTGCGGGCAAGAGTGAATACCCAACTGCGAAAGCAAACGTCAAGCCATAAAAATGCACCGATCCATATTGATCTATTTCACTTTGACTTTGAAGCAATGACCTTTTATGTGGGAGATTCAAAAGTGGAATTGAGTAAAACAGAACAAAAATTACTGCGTCTGCTTGTTGAAAATCGTGGTCGAACCATGACCCGTGGAGACCTTGTAGACAGGATCTGGACAGATGGTGCTGAATATGTGGATGAAAATGCTTTGTCTGTTACGATCAAGCGTCTGAGGGATAAGCTTGAGGCACAGAAATACATTAAAACCGTCTATGGAATCGGTTATAGCTGGGTGACAAAAGATGAATAA
- a CDS encoding sensor histidine kinase, which produces MNKTGIVIILLCSLAAAAVVLWERRKVRKTMEEIERMLDAAMTGSFSEITFDESQLSALETKFAHYLSAAEASSRNMAQEKDKIKSLIADISHQTKTPIANLLLYSELLMEETLPASAKENVEALYKQSEKLRFLIDSLVKLSRLENGIISLSPQQASLQPLLESVVEQYAAKASGKGLSIYLYDTDISATFDFKWTAEALANIVDNAIKYTEHGTITISTISYEMFTRIDISDTGSGIPENEQAKIFSRFYRSNAVQEQEGVGIGLYLARQIISGESGYIKVASVPGKGSTFSIFLPK; this is translated from the coding sequence ATGAATAAAACCGGCATTGTGATCATACTGCTGTGTTCTCTGGCGGCGGCAGCTGTTGTATTATGGGAGCGGAGAAAGGTCAGAAAAACGATGGAAGAAATCGAAAGGATGCTGGACGCTGCCATGACCGGTTCTTTTTCTGAAATCACTTTTGATGAAAGCCAGCTGTCTGCTTTGGAAACAAAGTTTGCACACTATCTTTCTGCCGCAGAAGCATCTTCTCGAAATATGGCACAGGAAAAAGACAAAATCAAATCCTTGATTGCGGACATTTCCCACCAGACGAAAACGCCGATTGCAAACCTGCTGTTATACAGCGAGCTTTTGATGGAGGAAACTCTGCCTGCATCGGCAAAGGAAAACGTGGAGGCACTGTACAAACAATCGGAAAAGCTACGATTTCTGATTGACTCTCTCGTAAAACTTTCCAGACTGGAAAATGGGATCATTTCACTTTCCCCTCAGCAAGCATCACTTCAGCCGCTGCTTGAAAGCGTAGTAGAACAATATGCCGCCAAGGCTTCTGGAAAAGGATTATCCATATATCTGTACGATACAGATATTTCCGCTACATTTGACTTCAAATGGACAGCGGAAGCACTGGCTAATATTGTAGACAATGCCATCAAATATACGGAGCATGGAACAATCACGATTTCTACCATAAGTTACGAAATGTTTACAAGGATCGATATATCGGATACCGGTTCAGGTATCCCTGAAAACGAGCAGGCAAAGATATTTTCCCGTTTTTATCGTTCAAATGCTGTTCAGGAACAAGAAGGGGTTGGCATCGGCTTATACCTTGCCCGACAGATTATATCCGGTGAGAGCGGTTATATCAAGGTTGCTTCCGTTCCGGGAAAAGGAAGTACGTTTTCCATATTTCTGCCGAAATAA
- a CDS encoding ABC transporter ATP-binding protein has product MEVLQAKDLKKIYGSGNNAVHALDGVDLSVKKGEFVAIVGTSGSGKSTLLHMLGGLDRPTSGTVIVDGQDIFSLKEEALTIFRRRKIGFVFQSYNLVPVLNVYENIILPTELDGGKVNKAFMQQIVQTLGLSDRLDALPNQLSGGQQQRVAIARALAAAPAIILADEPTGNLDSKTSQDVLSLLKVTSQKFAQTIVMITHNEEIAQMADRIIRIEDGRIVSQN; this is encoded by the coding sequence ATGGAGGTTTTACAGGCAAAAGACCTGAAAAAGATTTATGGCTCCGGTAATAACGCAGTTCATGCGTTGGATGGAGTTGATTTAAGTGTGAAGAAGGGAGAGTTTGTTGCAATTGTCGGCACATCCGGATCCGGAAAATCCACGCTGTTGCATATGCTGGGCGGGCTGGATCGCCCTACAAGCGGCACTGTCATAGTGGACGGACAGGATATTTTCTCCCTGAAGGAGGAAGCGCTGACCATCTTCCGCCGCAGGAAAATCGGCTTTGTATTTCAGAGCTACAATCTTGTTCCGGTGCTGAATGTATATGAAAATATCATTCTACCCACTGAACTGGATGGCGGAAAGGTAAACAAGGCTTTTATGCAGCAGATCGTGCAGACGCTTGGACTGAGCGACCGTCTGGATGCCCTGCCCAATCAGCTCTCAGGCGGTCAACAGCAGCGAGTAGCCATTGCCCGTGCGCTGGCGGCAGCACCCGCTATCATTCTGGCAGATGAACCCACCGGCAATCTGGATTCCAAAACCAGCCAGGATGTATTGAGCCTTTTGAAAGTCACCAGTCAAAAGTTCGCCCAGACAATCGTAATGATCACTCACAACGAAGAAATTGCGCAGATGGCAGACCGCATTATCCGTATCGAAGATGGTCGGATCGTCTCCCAGAACTAA
- a CDS encoding ABC transporter permease, with product MNVKNRKCIRKLSLKSLYANRRRNLIAIFAIALTTMLFTSMFTIVLSLNASYETYQFRQVGGYAHGTFKDVSPEQAERIAAHPKVKAAGARKVIGITVDGVFSKTPAEISYMDANCTKWSYATPTTGRMPESGKEVAMDTAALQLLGVTPELGAEVTVSYSITDKDQTAFTVTDTFTLVGYWEYDELMPVHYINISRDYADDIEAQAVKTGLQPFRTDLNVMLASSTNIQGQMEQVDTDLGYTWDSYTDPNSVRIGVNWGYTSSQLESQLDPELMIAIAAFLLLVIFTGYLIIYNIFQISVAGDIRFYGLLKTIGTTPRQLKRIIRQQALLLCLIGIPAGLLLGYGIGAVLVPVVLRSTQLDAGITTISTSPVIFLGSMLFALLTVLLSCSKPGKMAARVSPVEATKYTDAIQTKKKQRSTRGVKLHQMAFANLGRNKKKTVLVVVSLALSVTLFNALCAFVGGFSMEKYVSSMTCADFIVSTPDYFRFNPADEFITPEQIEEIAANTKASLSGTGYAVRKTAYLWMTEDALRQDYARYESAEQLDSHMSRMEHRGNMVMGDTRIEALDNSLFDKLQVFDGDISPMLEPDNNAIAIAVSLDDYGNLPNPEYYPKVGDTITATYADDVKYIDSRTGELCNEDTPEEYLQAKLYGARDVEYTVCALVELPNSMGYRYGGIGYNAVLPVDTAQRDSGGAVVPMLYLFDTADEADEAEAEQYLSKLTAGEFSPLMYESKATVRSEFAQFRQMFLLIGGILCAIIGLVGLLNFFNAMMTGILSRRREFAVLQAVGMTPRQLKTMLIYEGLFYALSSVAAAFVLSLAVGPLAGKMLGSMFWFFEYRFTVLPVLLTIPVFLLLGWLIPCMMYDNAAKCSIVDQLRDAQ from the coding sequence ATGAATGTCAAAAACAGAAAATGTATTCGAAAGCTCAGCTTAAAATCCCTTTATGCGAACCGCCGCCGCAATCTGATCGCCATTTTTGCCATTGCGCTGACAACGATGCTATTTACGTCCATGTTCACCATTGTCTTGTCGTTGAACGCCAGTTATGAAACCTACCAGTTTCGGCAGGTAGGTGGCTATGCACACGGTACCTTTAAAGATGTTTCCCCCGAGCAGGCGGAACGTATCGCTGCTCATCCAAAGGTGAAGGCTGCGGGGGCACGGAAGGTGATCGGCATCACTGTGGATGGTGTCTTTTCCAAAACGCCTGCAGAGATCAGCTACATGGATGCCAACTGCACCAAATGGAGCTATGCCACCCCTACTACCGGGCGGATGCCCGAAAGCGGCAAAGAAGTAGCCATGGATACGGCAGCGTTGCAGCTGCTTGGCGTAACGCCGGAGCTGGGCGCCGAGGTCACGGTTTCCTATTCCATCACGGACAAGGATCAAACCGCCTTTACTGTAACAGATACCTTTACGCTGGTGGGCTATTGGGAATATGATGAACTAATGCCTGTTCACTACATCAACATCAGCCGTGATTACGCAGATGACATCGAAGCGCAGGCAGTGAAAACAGGGTTACAGCCTTTCCGCACCGATTTGAATGTCATGCTGGCCTCCAGCACAAATATTCAAGGGCAGATGGAGCAGGTGGATACCGATCTTGGATACACATGGGACAGCTATACCGATCCCAACAGCGTCCGGATCGGCGTCAACTGGGGATATACCTCATCCCAGCTGGAGTCACAGCTCGATCCAGAGCTGATGATCGCCATAGCAGCTTTTTTGCTGCTGGTGATTTTCACGGGGTATCTTATCATCTATAACATTTTTCAGATCTCTGTTGCAGGGGATATCCGGTTTTACGGACTTCTGAAAACCATTGGCACAACGCCCCGGCAGCTCAAACGTATCATTCGCCAGCAGGCACTTCTGCTTTGTCTGATCGGCATTCCGGCAGGACTGTTGCTGGGCTACGGCATCGGCGCTGTTCTGGTACCTGTTGTCTTGCGCTCCACCCAGTTGGATGCAGGCATCACCACCATCAGCACTTCGCCTGTGATCTTCCTTGGTTCCATGCTGTTTGCCCTGTTGACGGTGCTTTTGTCCTGTTCCAAGCCCGGAAAAATGGCAGCCAGGGTCTCTCCGGTAGAGGCTACCAAATATACGGATGCGATACAGACTAAGAAAAAACAGCGCAGCACCCGGGGAGTCAAGCTCCATCAGATGGCCTTTGCCAATCTGGGACGAAACAAGAAAAAGACGGTGCTGGTGGTGGTGTCTCTGGCACTGTCGGTGACACTGTTCAATGCGCTGTGTGCCTTTGTGGGAGGCTTCAGCATGGAGAAGTATGTATCCTCCATGACCTGCGCCGATTTTATCGTCAGCACTCCCGACTACTTCCGTTTCAACCCGGCAGATGAATTCATCACGCCAGAACAGATCGAGGAGATCGCAGCAAACACAAAGGCCAGTCTTTCCGGCACGGGATATGCTGTGCGAAAAACCGCATACCTGTGGATGACGGAGGATGCTCTGCGGCAAGACTATGCACGGTACGAAAGTGCCGAGCAGTTGGACAGCCATATGAGCCGCATGGAGCACCGGGGCAATATGGTGATGGGAGATACCAGAATCGAGGCTCTGGATAACAGTCTGTTTGACAAGCTGCAAGTGTTCGACGGAGATATTTCTCCTATGCTGGAGCCGGACAATAACGCCATTGCCATTGCGGTTTCTTTGGATGATTACGGCAATCTACCCAATCCTGAATACTACCCCAAGGTGGGAGACACGATCACGGCTACCTATGCGGATGATGTGAAATATATCGACAGCCGCACCGGGGAACTGTGCAACGAAGACACACCGGAGGAGTACCTTCAGGCAAAATTGTATGGGGCCAGAGATGTAGAGTACACGGTCTGCGCCTTGGTAGAACTTCCGAACTCCATGGGTTATCGTTATGGTGGTATTGGATATAACGCAGTTTTGCCTGTGGACACCGCACAGAGGGACAGCGGTGGTGCAGTCGTTCCGATGCTCTACCTGTTCGACACAGCGGACGAAGCTGACGAGGCCGAAGCAGAGCAATATCTGTCAAAGCTCACGGCCGGTGAGTTTTCGCCCTTGATGTATGAAAGCAAAGCCACGGTTCGCTCTGAGTTTGCTCAGTTCCGGCAGATGTTCCTTCTGATCGGTGGTATCCTCTGTGCTATCATTGGGCTGGTGGGACTCTTAAATTTCTTCAACGCCATGATGACCGGTATTCTTTCCCGCCGCCGGGAATTTGCTGTGCTTCAGGCTGTAGGAATGACGCCCCGACAGCTCAAAACCATGCTGATCTACGAGGGGTTGTTTTACGCACTGTCTTCCGTAGCGGCGGCCTTTGTGCTTTCACTGGCGGTGGGACCTCTTGCGGGGAAAATGCTGGGCAGTATGTTCTGGTTCTTTGAGTATCGGTTCACCGTTCTGCCTGTCCTGCTGACAATTCCGGTATTTCTTCTGCTTGGGTGGCTGATTCCTTGCATGATGTATGATAACGCAGCAAAATGCAGCATTGTAGATCAGTTAAGGGATGCTCAATAA
- a CDS encoding Ig-like domain-containing protein, which translates to MQGIKKLTLKPVISPITSQEKVTYSSSNKKSVTLNSKGVITGKKKGTAYITVKSGKIRKKVKVVVK; encoded by the coding sequence TTGCAAGGAATAAAAAAACTTACGCTGAAACCAGTCATCAGCCCGATCACTTCCCAGGAGAAAGTTACCTACAGTTCTTCAAATAAGAAGAGCGTGACGCTAAATTCCAAGGGCGTGATCACCGGAAAGAAAAAGGGAACAGCCTATATCACAGTGAAATCTGGAAAGATCCGTAAAAAAGTAAAAGTAGTTGTTAAATAA
- a CDS encoding RNA polymerase sigma factor — MEDIHIINLFLERSEDAIRQVEVKYEKFCFKIAWNILYNTEDSEECVNDTWLITWNKIPPKTPTKLSAFLGKITRNLALDNFRKKNASKRADTHMMDICGEVEKLENIIKDYVEEDIKKKEILNILEKFLSDLKAGDRDIFVRRYWYMDNIKDIAKRHGCSETKIKSSLFRSRNRLWEEVKEII; from the coding sequence ATGGAAGATATACATATTATAAATTTATTTTTAGAAAGATCAGAAGATGCAATTCGCCAGGTAGAAGTAAAGTACGAAAAATTTTGCTTTAAGATTGCATGGAATATTTTATATAACACAGAAGATTCAGAAGAATGCGTAAATGATACGTGGCTGATAACGTGGAATAAGATTCCGCCCAAAACGCCAACAAAATTATCTGCATTTCTTGGAAAAATAACCAGAAATTTGGCATTGGACAATTTCAGAAAGAAAAATGCTTCAAAAAGAGCAGATACACATATGATGGATATTTGTGGTGAAGTGGAAAAACTGGAAAATATAATAAAGGATTATGTGGAAGAGGATATAAAGAAAAAGGAAATTTTGAATATTTTAGAAAAATTTTTAAGTGATTTAAAAGCAGGAGACAGGGATATTTTTGTCAGGCGATATTGGTATATGGATAATATTAAAGACATTGCAAAAAGACATGGATGCTCTGAGACTAAAATTAAATCCAGTCTTTTTCGAAGCAGAAACAGATTATGGGAAGAGGTGAAAGAAATCATATGA
- a CDS encoding DUF4179 domain-containing protein — translation MGRGERNHMKKENNFLDLMGEIDEKFVYEASLPWKKRNVNLKFKLAKIAAAGVVIALLIGGLGHPHEIKAAWEQITSWIQTALGINENVESYIDSVGKTITKNGISITLDEIAADKENLWVAISDNINDSKEKETILLTEVEINGKAAQLDGTYALEKKENGADGQVCHYRLEDTTIKDNTADIKMKVWLFDPTEMDTADTEDTDDYIFEFSSNWEELEKNTINVNVNKKIKISPNQNLTISKMNLNDLASTIYGNLDNKEYEDYYLIGTDDKENQGLYRMTNYGDTETVFEESRNNTKYKGISPDAKTVTLELYVNKEEKNRTTYKKYETGTEDTYGEGEGRVYESDEDPLDLYSPVEGKIEIRIR, via the coding sequence ATGGGAAGAGGTGAAAGAAATCATATGAAAAAAGAAAACAATTTTTTGGATCTGATGGGAGAAATAGATGAAAAATTTGTTTACGAAGCTTCCTTGCCATGGAAAAAGCGAAATGTTAATTTGAAATTTAAATTAGCAAAGATTGCAGCAGCAGGAGTTGTAATAGCATTATTGATAGGAGGTTTGGGACATCCGCATGAGATAAAGGCGGCCTGGGAACAGATTACTTCGTGGATTCAAACTGCATTGGGGATTAATGAAAATGTAGAATCATATATAGATAGTGTTGGAAAAACGATTACTAAAAATGGAATTTCTATTACGTTAGATGAAATTGCTGCTGATAAGGAGAATTTATGGGTGGCAATATCTGATAATATAAATGATTCAAAAGAAAAAGAGACTATTCTACTAACAGAAGTGGAGATAAATGGAAAAGCGGCACAGTTAGATGGAACATATGCTCTGGAGAAAAAGGAGAACGGAGCAGATGGTCAGGTTTGTCATTATAGGTTGGAAGATACAACTATTAAAGATAATACAGCAGATATAAAAATGAAAGTATGGTTATTTGATCCAACAGAAATGGATACTGCAGATACAGAAGATACGGATGACTATATTTTTGAATTTTCATCAAATTGGGAAGAACTGGAGAAGAATACCATAAATGTAAATGTGAATAAAAAAATAAAGATATCTCCAAATCAAAATCTGACGATTTCAAAAATGAACTTAAACGATTTGGCAAGTACAATTTATGGAAATTTGGATAATAAAGAATATGAAGATTATTATTTAATAGGAACCGACGATAAAGAAAATCAGGGGCTTTATAGAATGACAAATTATGGAGACACAGAGACTGTGTTTGAAGAAAGCAGAAATAATACAAAATATAAAGGAATTTCTCCAGATGCTAAAACGGTGACATTAGAATTATATGTAAATAAAGAAGAAAAAAACAGAACAACATATAAAAAATATGAAACAGGAACAGAAGATACTTACGGAGAAGGCGAAGGACGTGTTTATGAAAGTGATGAAGATCCTCTGGATTTATATAGCCCAGTGGAAGGAAAAATAGAAATTAGAATCAGATGA